A single region of the Gadus morhua chromosome 5, gadMor3.0, whole genome shotgun sequence genome encodes:
- the si:dkeyp-110a12.4 gene encoding pancreatic secretory granule membrane major glycoprotein GP2 produces the protein MRAVGLVWCACLGLGLMKATWANSLSEPEDQELNETVVCTNNRMDVLIPKAFFLNKVPPVYVWDLHLNEPACRGVETGEDYVFSIKNNLSDCGTVMAYDDTHIMFSNTIRNNDSDIVTRNYINITFVCRYPKNYMVQQPDGENLVRVDVRTITLTTEDGNFSVSMLLYKDRAFEDRWTTVPSLTLEDDIFVKIFMIPAHLTLRAERCWATPTSDPYSNIQYTFIKDSCPLLSNQQTLSVLRNGQGPEAKFRIQMFKFVGRSYTDIFLHCNVQICHSTPRLCQPNCSTTEDGLERSRRDISLSHTVSYGPIRRLLGESDQPNINAGALPSVGTLVLGGLLVAVLLVTGLLGRLWLRSRRSYPAREAQLTLSNIHHISEVAS, from the exons atgAGAGCTGTGGGCTTAGTGTGGTGCGCCTGCTTGGGGCTGGGCCTGATGAAGGCCACCTGGGCCAACTCTCTATCGGAGCCTGAAGACCAAG AACTCAACGAGACAGTGGTGTGCACCAACAACCGCATGGACGTTCTCATCCCAAAGGCCTTCTTCCTCAACAAGGTCCCCCCTGTTTAC gtctgggattTACATCTGAACGAGCCGGCGTGTCGGGGCGTGGAGACGGGAGAGGACTATGTGTTcagcatcaaaaacaacctctCGGACTGCGGGACGGTGATG GCATACGATGACACACACATCATGTTTAGCAACACAATCCGCAACAACGATTCGGACATCGTCACCAGGAACTACATCAACATCACCTTTGTGTGCCGCTATCCCAAAAACTACATGGTGCAGCAGCCCGACGGAGAGAACCTGGTCCGGGTGGACGTCAG AACGATCACCCTGACCACGGAGGACGGGAACTTCTCTGTGTCCATGCTACTGTACAAGGACCGGGCCTTTGAGGACCGGTGGACCACGGTGCCCTCCCTGACCTTGGAGGACGACATCTTTGTCAAGATATTCATG ATCCCAGCTCACTTGACGCTGCGTGCGGAGAGATGCTGGGCCACCCCCACCAGTGACCCTTACAGCAACATCCAGTACACCTTCATCAAGGACAG CTGCCCGTTGCTGTCCAACCAGCAGACCCTCTCGGTGCTGAGGAACGGCCAGGGTCCGGAGGCCAAGTTCCGGATACAGATGTTCAAGTTTGTGGGCCGCTCATACACGGACATCTTCCTCCACTGCAACGTCCAGATCTGCCACAGCACGCCGAGGCTCTGCCAgccg AACTGCTCTACTACGGAGGATGGCTTAGAGAGGTCGCGGAGAGACATCTCCCTGTCCCATACGGTATCCTATGGACCTATCAGACGACTGCTGGGAGAGAGCGACCAACCAAACATCA ACGCTGGAGCCCTGCCCTCTGTAGGAACCTTGGTCCTGGGGGGCCTCTTGGTGGCGGTGCTGCTGGTCACCGGGTTGTTGGGCCGGCTGTGGCTCCGGTCCAGGCGGTCCTACCCGGCCCGGGAGGCCCAGCTCACACTGTCCAACATCCACCACATCTCAGAGGTGGCCTCCTGA
- the stx11a gene encoding syntaxin-11a: MRDRLSELQVARQKPPGPWPEEQSFSSTVDENQEQTVMLFEGEDAMESFFKEVRALRLEVSQLRMNVKNLGKQNTRFLTSVRRLSSIKRDSNALGRDIKKRAELTYARLEKLEARSKALEEEHGPASALVRMVRSQYVSLTGAFHQALSEYNDAEVLQRENCKARIQRQAEIMGQELSWEQIEDMIQTGEWGAFSENLLTDGRTGARLALTEIEQRHRELVELEGRIGEVRELFFQMALLVEEQGFMLDNIQANVSATQDYVTKANEQIRLAVKYKKDNPCRKLCCCCCPCS, encoded by the coding sequence ATGAGGGACCGACTGAGCGAGCTGCAAGTTGCCCGCCAAAAACCTCCTGGCCCCTGGCCTGAGGAGCAGAGCTTCAGCTCCACAGTCGACGAGAACCAGGAGCAGACTGTGATGCTGTTCGAGGGAGAGGACGCCATGGAGAGCTTCTTCAAGGAGGTGCGGGCCCTCCGGCTGGAGGTGAGCCAGCTGCGGATGAACGTGAAGAACCTGGGCAAGCAGAACACCCGGTTCCTCACCTCGGTGAGGCGCCTCAGCAGCATCAAGAGGGACTCCAACGCCCTGGGGCGGGACATCAAGAAGAGGGCGGAGCTGACGTACGCCCGCCTGGAAAAGCTGGAGGCGCGCAGCAaggcgctggaggaggagcacggCCCCGCCTCGGCCCTGGTGCGCATGGTGCGCTCCCAGTACGTCTCGCTTACCGGCGCCTTCCACCAAGCGCTGTCCGAGTACAACGACGCCGAGGTCCTCCAGAGGGAGAACTGCAAGGCCCGCATCCAGCGGCAGGCCGAGATCATGGGCCAGGAGCTGAGCTGGGAGCAGATAGAAGACATGATCCAGACGGGCGAGTGGGGCGCCTTCAGCGAGAACCTGCTCACCGACGGCCGTACGGGCGCCCGCCTGGCGCTGACGGAGATCGAGCAGCGGCACAGGgagctggtggagctggagggccGCATCGGCGAGGTGAGGGAGCTCTTCTTCCAGATGGCCCTGCTCGTGGAGGAGCAGGGCTTCATGCTGGACAACATCCAGGCCAACGTGTCCGCCACGCAGGACTACGTCACCAAGGCCAACGAGCAGATCCGGCTGGCGGTCAAGTACAAGAAGGACAACCCGTGCAGGAAgctttgctgctgctgctgtccctgTTCTTGA
- the fbxo30a gene encoding F-box only protein 30a has protein sequence MELQHAHCLKCVHRRCMTRPEAGVSCDLIGCPLVCGAVFHGCKLEEHRVLCPYERVPCLNTGFGCPFTMARFKMAEHLATCPASVVCCTMEWNRWPVSYADRKSYENLSKDFDEVEQLDMALALQDQRMLLESLRVTTTISQPGDKPPDRGAGQTAAEEAGAGAGLANGAVDMEDEPYSGLYKASVETTRTLAAALEILTSSKSMEGIAAHLHGENGEKNGAVCRGTNGDSHGRHDNAEDSESVDMRESDSDSECELGAVGGLDCALAAGTNGDAPPWAGHGGSVELFAEDEQDECLDVVLDEAPYVRPTGRYRPAPVVPAEPDGALPAPFPPAASAVMPYLLPDHLRNNLLQHLPVELGYRCLERKLQNVGMSLFPFNGHRSLLSDPHLYRAKKADKAVDTSDLEVADDPMGLHGIDLITAALLFCLGDSPGGRGISDSRFVDGYHIDFGTQTFSFPSAILATNTMVGDIGSASACDHASPQLSNPSPFHTLRLDLVLECVARYQTKQRSMFTFVCGQLFRRSEFSSHFKNVHGDIHAGLNGWMEHRCPLAYYGCTYSQRRFCPSVQGSRVIHDRHLGSFGVQLSLPLKPGEKPLRSTCSFGAQCDHFSSLPFEILQHIASFLDGFSLCQLSRASGGMREVCASLLLMRGMVVMLWGKKQRADGSSTWQITDKVWRFSTAFGTVTEWKFANIASMADHLKKCKFNTVTRREDAVPLPCMCFTRELTKEGRCLRSVLKPVA, from the exons ATGGAGCTCCAGCACGCGCACTGCCTGAAGTGTGTCCACAGACGGTGCATGACCAGACCGGAGGCGGGCGTCTCGTGCGACCTCATTGGCTGCCCTCTGGTGTGCGGAGCGGTGTTCCACGGATGCAAGCTGGAGGAGCACCGCGTGCTGTGTCCGTACGAGCGGGTCCCGTGCCTCAACACGGGCTTCGGCTGCCCCTTCACCATGGCCCGCTTCAAGATGGCGGAGCACCTGGCCACGTGCCCCGCCAGCGTGGTGTGCTGCACAATGGAGTGGAACCGCTGGCCCGTCAGCTACGCCGACCGCAAGTCGTACGAGAACCTCAGCAAAGACTTTGACGAGGTGGAGCAGCTGGACATGGCCCTGGCCCTGCAGGACCAGAGGATGCTGCTGGAGTCGCTGCGGGtgaccaccaccatctcccagCCCGGGGACAAGCCCCCGGACCGCGGGGCCGGGCAGACCGCAGCGGAGGAGGCGGGGGCCGGGGCGGGGCTGGCCAACGGGGCCGTGGACATGGAGGACGAGCCGTACAGCGGCCTCTACAAGGCCTCGGTGGAGACCACCAGGACGCTAGCGGCCGCGCTGGAGATCCTCACCAGCTCCAAGAGCATGGAGGGGATCGCGGCCCACCTCCACGGGGAGAACGGGGAGAAGAACGGAGCGGTGTGCCGCGGAACCAACGGGGACAGCCACGGCCGGCACGACAACGCCGAGGACTCTGAGAGCGTGGACATGAGGGAGAGCGACTCCGACTCGGAGTGTGAGCTGGGGGCGGTGGGCGGCCTGGACTGCGCTCTCGCGGCGGGCACCAACGGGGACGCACCCCCCTGGGCGGGGCACGGCGGTTCTGTTGAGTTGTTTGCGGAAGACGAGCAGGACGAGTGTCTGGACGTTGTGTTGGACGAAGCGCCCTATGTCAGGCCCACAGGGCGCTATCGCCCTGCGCCTGTTGTCCCCGCGGAGCCCGACGGGGCTCTACCGGCGCCGTTCCCCCCGGCCGCGTCCGCGGTCATGCCCTACCTGCTGCCGGATCACCTCCGCAACAACCTGCTGCAGCACCTCCCCGTGGAGCTGGGCTATCGGTGTCTGGAGCGCAAGCTGCAGAACGTGGGCATGAGCCTGTTCCCCTTCAACGGGCATCGCAGCCTGCTGTCGGACCCCCACCTGTACCGCGCCAAGAAGGCGGACAAGGCGGTGGACACGTCGGACCTGGAAGTGGCTGACGACCCCATGGGACTCCATGGCATCGACCTGATCACCGCCGCCCTGCTCTTCTGTCTGGGCGACTCCCCCGGAGGCCGGGGCATCTCCGACAGCCGCTTTGTGGACGGATACCACATCGACTTCGGCACGCAGACCTTCTCCTTCCCCTCGGCCATCCTGGCCACCAACACCATGGTGGGGGACATCGGCTCGGCCTCGGCCTGCGACCACGCCAGCCCGCAGCTGTCCAACCCCAGCCCCTTCCACACGCTGCGGCTGGACCTGGTGCTGGAGTGCGTGGCCCGCTACCAGACCAAGCAGCGCTCCATGTTCACCTTCGTGTGCGGCCAGCTGTTCCGGCGCAGCGAGTTCTCCTCCCACTTCAAGAACGTCCACGGGGACATCCACGCCGGGCTGAACGGCTGGATGGAGCACCGCTGTCCCCTTGCCTACTACGGCTGCACCTACTCCCAGAGACGCTTCTGCCCCTCGGTGCAGGGCTCCCGGGTCATCCACGACCGGCACCTGGGCTCCTTCGGCGTGCAGCTGTCGCTGCCCCTGAAGCCGGGGGAGAAGCCCCTCCGGAGTACCTGCAGCTTCGGCGCCCAGTGCGACCACTTCAGCAGCCTCCCCTTCGAGATCCTCCAGCACATCGCCAGCTTCCTGGACGGCTTCAGCCTGTGCCAGCTGTCCCGGGCGTCCGGCGGGATGCGGGAGGTGTGTGCCAGTCTGCTGCTGATGCGAGGCATGGTGGTGATGCTCTGGGGGAAGAAGCAGCGGGCGGATGGCTCTTCTACGTGGCAGATCACCGATAAG GTGTGGCGCTTCAGCACGGCCTTCGGCACGGTGACGGAGTGGAAGTTTGCCAACATCGCCAGCATGGCAGACCACCTGAAGAAGTGCAAGTTCAACACGGTGACGCGCCGCGAGGACGCCGTCCCCCTGCCCTGCATGTGCTTTACCCGGGAGCTGACCAAGGAGGGCCGCTGTTTGCGCTCCGTCCTCAAGCCCGTGGCCTGA